GGACAAGGGCGATCTCGTTCCCGATTTCACGTTGTACGACCACAAGGGCCAGCAGCGGTCACTCTCGGAGTTCACCGCTGCCGGCCCCGTGGTCCTCTTCTTCTACCCCGCGGCCATGACCCGGGGCTGCACCATGGAGAGCTGCCACTTCCGCGACCTGGCCGCCGAGTTCGCCGAGGTGGGCGCCCAGCGGGTGGGGATCAGCGCCGACGCGGTCGACCGGCAGCGGGAGTTCGCCGAGGCCAACGGCTTCGACTACCCGCTGCTGTCCGATCCGGACGGTGCGGTGGCCAGGGTGTTCGGGGTGCGGCGCAAGGTGGCGCTGCCCGGCCCGCTGGCCGCCCTGCGGACCCGCCGCTGGACGTTCGTCATCGGCACCGACCGGCGGATCATCGCCGTCATCAAGAGCGAAACGCAAATGGAGGCGCACGCCAACGAGGCGCTGGAGGTGCTGCGCACCGCCGCATGAAGTCGAGGTCCCGGTGGCAATTGCCACCGGGACCTCGTATTCCCATCCCCGGGCGCGGTTTCCGGGGATCAGGCCGTGCTGCCCACCGACCGCGCCGCCACCGGCAACCGATCGCCCTCGTCCACCCGGGGACCGACCCGGATGACGCGGTGGGTCGGCGGCGGCGCGGTCCCGTCGACGTGGGCGGTGAACGGGATGCCGTCGTCCTTGCACACGAAGTGCATCACCTGGCGGCCGGCGGCGGCCGCGCGGATCAGCCCGCCGGTCGTCGCCCACACGCCCGACTGGTAGAAGTCGCGCAGCCCGGGCAGGCCCGGCCCGTGCTTCTTGACCAGCTCCTCCAGCGTCTCGCCGCTGTCGACGAACGGCTGCCAGCCCAGCACCGTGCCGTCGTAGTTGCCGGTGTAGCGGACCTGGGTCAGCGGCGTCGACAGGTCGCGGGTCACCACCGACTCGGTGATGCCCGGGTAGCGCTTCTCCAGGTACTCCATCAGCGCCAGCCTGGTGCGGCGCTTGGCGTGGTAGTACTCGCGGCCGTGCCGGACCGGCAGGGTGTGCAGCACCTCGCCGCCGCGGCTGCGGGTCACCTGCTCCGGGAAGTCGTCCACCTCGCGCCAGGGCGCGATGTCGGCGAAGTAGGTCATGTAGACCACGGTGGTGCCGTCGGGCGACAGCTCGGGGTAGTGCGTGCTGCGGAACTGGATGTTGATGCTGCGGTCGCGGATGCCGACCAGGTCGGCGGCCTCCTCCTCGGTCAGCAGGTGCGTGGTGCACGGGTCGCCCTCGGGCACCGGCCGGTTCAGGCCGAGGAACAGGCAGACGTAGCCGGGGAACACCATGCCCGGCTTCTTGATGGTCTCGGTGTAGAGCTCCCGGTACTCGTCGTTGAGGTACCGGCCCTTGAGGAACTTCATCATCGTGGTGTGCCCGTCGGCGGCGGAGACCACGATGTCGGCCCGGAACTCCCGGCCGTCGTCGAGCCGCACGCCCGCGGCGCGGTCGCCCTCGACGATGATCTCCTCGACCTTGGCGTTGTAGGTGACCCGCCCGCCGAGCCGCCGGTAGCGCTGCTCGATGGACTTCGCCAGGCCCAGCGACCCGCCCTCCGGCACGCCCGCGGACAGGTTGGCGTGCGAGGCGAGCTGGAAGTAGAACGGCAGCACCGGGAACGCCGAGTGCTTCTCGTACAGCACGTAGTTGAACGCCTCGCGCAGCAGCGGGTCCTGGAACCGCTTCGAGTAGTCCGTCATCAGGGTGCTGATGGACTTGCGCACCACGTTGAAGTACGGGATGAACGAGGACAGCATCCTCGTCTTCTCCAGGAAGCCCATGATGCCGACGGGCTTGAGGAACGGGTACACCGCCAGGGCCCGGCGGAACTTGCGCAGCCCGGCGCAGAACTCGCGGACCGGCTTGGCGTCGGCCGGCGACAGCTCCAGCAGGTGGGCTTCGAGCCGGTCGGGGTCGGAGTAGAAGTACACCGAGCGCCCGTCCCGGCCGCGCACGATGTTGAACACGTCGAAGTGGCGCACCTCCTTGCCCTGCAACGCGCCCAGCTCCAGCCAGATCTGGTGCATCTCGTTGCCCGGCCCGCTGCCCAGCAGCCAGCTGATGCAGCAGTCGAAGGTGAAGTCGCCCCGGTCCCACGCGGTGCAGCAGCCGCCGGGGATCTCGTGCATCTCGAAGATCTGGCTGTCGTAGCCGTTCATCTGCGCGTAGCACCCGGTGGAGAGCCCACCCAGGCCGGCGCCGATGACGATCATCGTCTTGCGTCGCGCGGTCATGTCCGTGTGGTCCTCGCTGTCGGTCGGGCGGCCCGTGGGCGCTCTGAGGTGTCCAGTTGGGGGAGGTCGCCGAGCTTGCCCGGGTGCCACGGCTCGGTGCCGCCGCTGACCTCGGCGCGGAACGGCACGCCCAGCTCGCGGCAGACGTACTGCGCGGCGAACCGGCCGGACGCGGCGGCCCGCAGCACGCCGCCGCTGCCGACCCACTGGCCGGCCAGGTGGAACCCGGACAGGCCGGGCAGCGCCAGCCTGTCCTTGGCGACCAGGGCCTCCACCAGGTCGTCGGCCCTGGGCGACTTCCAGCCCAGGATCGAGCCGCGGTGGTTGCCGGTGTAGCGCTCGGTGGTGGCGGGGGTGGCCACCTGGACCACCTCCACCCGCTCGTCGATGCCGGGGAAGCGGCGCTCCAGGAACTCCCGGACGAACGCCCCGAGCCGTTCCTTGAGGTCCCAGTAGGCGCGCCGGTCGGTGGACCGCAGCCCCTTCCAGGTGTCGTAGTCGCTGAAGTAGGTGCACTGGATCAGCGACCGGCCCTCGGGTGCCAGCCCGTCGATCAGGCGCGACCGCAGGTGCACCACCACGCTCCGCTGGAGCACGCCGGGCAGCCGGGCCAGGTCCTCGTCGTCCAGCAGGTAGGTGGTGCTCGGCGGCTCGTCCGCGGGCACGTCGCCGCGGAAGCCGACGAACACCGACACCACCGACGGGTACAGCTGCTCGTGGTCGGGCAGCACCTCGGTGAACAGCTCCTCCAGCCGGGGGTTGGTGTACTCCCCGCCCAGCATCTTGTTCACCGTGGTCAGCGTGTCGCAGGCGGAGACGACGTGGTCGGCGTAGTGCCGCTCGCCGTTGCGCAGCTCCACGCCCACCGCGCGGCCGTCCTCGACGAGCACGCGGGCGACCCTGGCCCGGAAGTCGATGCGCCCGCCGAGGGTGTAGTAGCGCTCCTCCACCGACCTGGCCAGCCCGAGCGACCCGCCCTGCGGCAGGCCGACGTTGCCCTTGTGCGCCTCGGCCATCGTGTAGTGGAACGGGATCACCGCGAAGTTCTGCGGGTCCTGGTAGAACATGTTCCGCATCGCGGTGGCCAGGAACGGGTCGCTGAGCGTGTCGGTGAAGTCCGTCATCTGCTTGGCGGTCCGCGCGAACAGCCGCAGCGCGGGCAGCACCTGGCGGGCCAGCTTCAGCTTCTCCCGCCACGGCATCAGCGGGGTCGGCCACAGGAACGGGTGCAGCTCCAGCTTGAGGAACCGGCGCAGGTCCGCGCAGAACGCCCGGATCCTGTCCGCGTCCGCCGGCGAGCACGCCTCCAGCTCCGCCTGGAGCCGGTCGGGGTCGGTGTAGAAGGTGACCTCGCGGCCGTCGGTGGAGACCACCCGGTTCATCTCCTCGAACCGGGTGATCGCCTTGCCGTCGAGCGCGCCGAGCTCCTGCCACACCTGGTTGGCGTGGTTGCCCGGCGCGGTGCCGTTGAGCCAGTCCAGGCAGTAGTCGAACAGGTAGCCCTCGCGGGCCCAGGCGGTGCAGCAGCCGCCGGGCAGCACGTGCGACTCGAAGATCCGCGTCTCCAGGCCGCTCATCTGCCCGTAGCAGCCCATCGACATGCCCGCCATGCCCGCGCCGATCACGATGACCCTGGGGCGGTCGCCGGGAGCGCGCGTGCGGCGCTCCCAGACGACCCTGGTGCTACGCGACATCGGTGGCGACCCCGGTCCCCAGCGCACCGCGCAGCAGGTCGGCGTTGCGCGCCAGGTGCTCGCCGTCGAGCATCTCGGCGTGGGCGCCGGACCCGGCCAGCACGGTGGTGCCGACGGTGGAGCTGCCGTGCCAGGTGCCGCGCGCGGCGGCGCCGTAGAACTCGACCTTGTTCTCGTCGGAGATCACCGTGACCGGCGCGGACACCTTCCCCAGGTTCGGGGTGCGGCTGGAGAACTGCAGGTACTCGCGCGCCTGCCGCATGGTCTCCTCGGCCACCGCGTCCGACCCGGTGTGCCGGTGCAGGTGCCCGGCCAGCTCGGTCTCGAACTCGGCGATGTTCTCCTCGGCGAGGGTGAACCGCTCCGGGATGCGGTAGGAGTCCATGATCACCACGTTCGCCGAGACGTGGCCGCGCGCCTCCAGCTCCTTGGCCACCTCGAAGGCGAGGTTGCCGCCCAGCGAGTAGCCGAACAGCCGGTACGGCCCCTCGGCCTGGAGCGATTCGACCAGGTCCGCGTACTCGGCCACCTTGCCGTCGCCGGGCACGTAGTTGAACGCGGCGAGCCGCTGCTCGGGCAGGTGCGCGGACAGCAGCCGGTAGACCAGGCCGTGGCCGCCCGCCGGCGGGAAGCAGAACAGCGTGTCCTCCCGGTCGGGGTTGAACAGCAGGTACGGCTTGGCGCCCGCGAGGCGCCCGGTGACGATGTGCTCGACCGTCTTGGCCATGCCGCGCAGGGTCGTGACCCGGAACAGCAGGCTCACCGGGATGGTGACGGCGAACTCCTCCTGCAGGTGGTGGATCAGCTCGATCAGCGTGATGGAGCTGCCGCCCAGCTCGAAGAAGTCCTGGTCCAGGCCGACCCGGTCGACGGTGAGCAGGGACTGCCAGTGCTTGGCGGTGCGCACCTCGTAGAGGGTGACCGGCGGCTCCAGCTCGCCCTCGTCCTGCCGGTCGGGCATGGGCAGCGCGTCCACGTCGACCTTGCCGTTGGGCGTCAGCGGCAGCTCCGGCACCGCGACCAGGTGGGCCGGGATCATGAACGTGGGCAGGTGCTCGCCCAGGTGGGCGCGCAGGGCGCGGGCGTCGAACTCCACGCCCTCCGCCGGGACGACGTAGCCGAACAGGGTGTCCTCGCCGCGCGCGTCGGGGCGCACCAGCGCCACCGCCTGCGCCACGCCGGGCCAGCGGCCCAGGTGCGTCTCGACCTCGCCGACCTCGACCCGGTGGCCGCGCACCTTGACCTGGCCGTCGGCCCGGCCCAGCAGCTCGACCCGGCCGCCCGCGGCCCAGCGGGCGAGGTCGCCCGTCCGGTACAGCCGGACCTCGCGGCCGGCCAGCTCGCGGGTGACGAAGCGCTGCGCGGTCTGCTCGGGGTCGTTGAGGTAGCCCGCGGCCACGCCGGCGCCGCCGATCCACAGCTCGCCGACGACGCCCTGCGGCACCGCCTCACCCCGCTCGTCGAGCACGTGCAGCGCGGTGTTGGGGAACGGGCGGCCGATCGGCACCACCCGGCCGGGCTCCAGGTCGTCCACCGGGCCCTCGAAGTAGGTGCTGTCGATGGTGGCCTCGGTCAGGCCGTAGGAGTTGACCACCCGGGTGTCGGGGCCGGCCAGCGCCTTGAGCCGCCGGTACTCCTCGACCTTCCACACGTCCGAGCCGACCACCAGCAGCCGCATGAAGTCCAGCTTCGAGCCGGTGCGCTCGCAGTGGGCCATCAGGCCGCGGACCACGGCGGGGACGAACTCGGCGGCGTTGACGCCCTCGGCGACCATCGTGTCGTACAGGCGCTCGGTGTCGAAGAGCAGGTCGCGCGTCACCAGCACCAGCGTGCCGCCCGAGGCCAGCGCCCGGACCAGGTCGCCGGTGAACACGTCGAACGCGAAACCGGCCATCTGCAGGTGCACCCGCGCCTCGGTGTCCAGCCGGTACTCCTGCCGCCAGGCGGCGAAGGCGGACGCGAGGTTGCGGTGGTCGACGCGGACCGCCTTGGGCGTGCCGGTCGAGCCGGAGGTGTAGATGACGTAGGCGGGGCTGTCCAGGCCGACCGGCTTGAGCTTCGCCTTGCCCTTGGTCGGGACGCCCTCGTCGGCGGTCAGCTCGGCCACGTCGGTGGCCGCCACCGCCAGCCCGGCGAGCCGGTCGCGGGTGGTGGCGTCGGCGAGCAGCAGCTCGACGCCCGCGTGGCGGACCATGTGGTCCAGGCGCTCGGCCGGGTACTCCGGGTCCAGCGGCAGGTACGCGCCGCCGGCCTTGAGCACGGCCAGCAGGGTGACCACCAGCTCGGCCGACTTCTCCAGGCACAGCGCCACCACCGAGCCCTCGCCCACGCCGCGGGCGCGCAGCACCCGGGCCCGGGCCGTGGCCCGCCGCTCCAGCTCGCCGTAGGTGAGCCGGTCGGCCTCGCCGCCGCTGTTGGTCGCGGGCGGCGTGACGACGGCGACCACGTCGGGCTTGGCCGCCGCGGCCGCCGCGATCAGGTCGGTGACCGGCGCGTTGGCGGCCACCGTCCGGTCCGCGCCGCTCCACTCGTCCACGATCACCGCGCGCTCGGCCGGCTCCAGCAGGGCCAGCTCCGCGATCGGGGTTTCCGCGGTGGTGCGGGTCAGGCTGTCGAGCAGGGTGACGTAGTGCTTGGCCATCCTGGTCATCGTCTCGGCGAAGAACAGGTCGGTGTTGTACTTGAACACGCAGTGGAAGCGCTTCTCCGCCTCGTCCTCGTAGGCCGAGAGGGTCAGGTCGAACTGGCCCTCCTCCTCCGGCAGCTCGATGTAGTCGAGGTGGTAGCCGTACTTCTCGGTGGACACCTTGTGCACCAAGAGGATGAACATCGCCTGGAACACCGCCGACCGGCTCGGGTCGTGCCGCAGGCCCAGCTCGTCGACCAGCATGACGAACGGGTACTCCTGGTTGTCCAGGCCGTTGAGGACGGTCGAGCGGACCTGGTCGAGCAGGGTGCCCACGTCCGGGTCGCCGGACAGGTCGGCGCGCAGCGGCAGCGGGTTGACGAAGTAGCCGTAGACCGAGGCGAACTCCTTCTCGGTGCGGCCGGTCACCGGGCTGCCGACGATGATGTCGTCCTGCCCGGAGTAGCGGCTGAGCAGCAGGTAGTACGCGGTCAGCAGCACCACGAACACGGTGACGTCGTGCTTGCGGGCCAGCTCGTGCACCCGGGCGCTCAGCTCGGTGTCGAGGGTGAAGAACTCCGAGGCGCCGTTGTCGGTCTGCACCACCGGCCGCGGCTTGTCGGTCGGCAGGTTGAGCACCGGCGTGCCGGCGGGCAGGTGGTCGCGCCAGTACTCCAGCATCCGGCCCGCGTCGGGCCCGGCCAGGAACCTGTTCTGCCAGTTGAGGAAGTCCAGGTACTGGGCGGCGGGCTCCGGCAGCTCCACGGTCTCGCCGGCGCGCATGCCCTCGTAGACCGAGAGCAGCTCCTCGATGAAGGTGAACGTGGAGATGGCGTCGGAGACGATGTGGTGGACCGCCTTCATGATCACCCAGCGGTCGGGGCCCCGGCGGAACAGCCGGAAGCGCACCAGCGGGTCGCGCTCCAGGTCGTAGGGCGCCCGGTACTCGCCGATGATCATGTGGTAGATCTCGTCCCAGTCCCGGCCCTCGACGTCGAACAGGGCGGTGTCGGGCTCGACCGAGTCGGAGATGACCTGGACCGCCTGGCCCTTCTCCATGGTGAAGTTGGCGCGCAGCAGCGGGTGGCGGGCGATCAGCACGCGCACCGCCTCGAACATCAGCTCGGGGTCCAGCTCCGCGGCCACCTCGACCGCGCCGCCGATGTTGTAGGCGAAGCCGTCGGGGTTGAGCTGCTTGAGGAACCAGATCGCCTTCTGGTTCTGGGTCAGCGGGAAGCGGTGGTCGTCGGTGAAGATCTCGACCGCCGCCTCCTCCTGGTCGCCGGTGGCGGCGTGCGCGATCAACCCGGCGTGCACCTGGTCGACCAGCTCGGCCACCGGGGTGCCGCTGAGCAGCGCCACCACGGGCAGGCCCACCTTCAGCTCGGTGGTGATCCGGGCCCGCAGCTCCATCGCCAGCAGCGAGTCCAGGCCCGCCGCGGTCAGGCCCGCGGCCGGGTCGACCTGCTCGGTGGGCACCCGCAGCACGTTGGCCACGATCGAGGTGAACCGCTCGTTGACCAGCTCTCGGCGGGTCTCGGCGTCGGCGGTGCGGAAGGCGTCGAGGAAGCTGCCGCCCTCGTCCGGGCGGTCCTCCGCGGCGGCCGCGGCGAGCGTGGTCACCAGCGGCGGCGGCGTGCCGTACCAGGACAGGAACACCGGCCAGTCGACCACGGTGGCCACCAGCAGCTGCGGGTCCTCCTGGCCGATCACCCGCTCCAGCGCGGCCATGCCGGCCTCGGGCGAGAGCGAGCTCATGCCGCGGCTGACCCGGTAGTGCTCGACCAGGCCCAGGTCCTCGATCATGCCGGTGGCCCACGGGCCCCAGTCGATGCTCAGCGCGGGCAGGCCGCGGGCGCGGCGGTGGTGCGCCAGGGCGTCGAGGAAGGCGTTGCCCGCGGCGTAGTTGGCCTGGCCCGCGGTGGTCAGCAGCGAGGCGATCGAGGCGAACAGCACGAAGTGGTCGAGCGGTTCGTCGCGCAGGTGGTGGTGCAGCAGGTAGGCGCCCCGGACCTTGGGGTCGTGCACGGCGTCGAAGCTCGTGCGGTCCATCGCCGGGATCAGCGTGTCGCGCACGTGCCCGGCGAGGTGGAACACGCCGTGGATCGGCCGGCCGTGGTCGCGGCGGTAGTCGGCCAGCCACGAGGTGAACGCCCGCTCGTCGGTGACGTCGACCGGGGCCAGGATCACCTGGGCGCCCTGGGCCTCCAGGTCGCGGACGAACCGCACGGCCCGGCCCACGGCGGTGTCCCGCTCGATCATGCCCCACCAGGCCCGCTCGGGCAGCCGGGTGCGGCCGACCAGGATCAGCCGGCGCGCGCCGCGGGCGGCCAGCGTCCGGCACAGCAGCCTGCCCAGCGCGCCGAACGCGCCGGTGACCAGGTAGCTGCCGTCCGCGCGCAGCCGCAGCGGCAGCGGCTGGGTCAGGTCGGGCCCGGCCGGGACGAGGCGGCTGGTGTGCCGCCCGCCGCCGCGCAGGGCGATCTCGTCGACCGCGCCGACGCCCTCGACCTCGGCGTCGACCGGCGCCAGCACCTCGCGCAGCAGCGCGTCGACCTCGGCGCGGCGGGCGTCGGCGCCCTCGGGCGCGGTCGGGTCCAGGTCGACCAGCTTGCCGCGGTGCGCGGTCAGCTCCTGGTGCCACAGCACCCGGCCGATGCCCCACGCCCGGGCGCCCAGCGGCCGCACCGGGTCGCCGGCGGCGACCGCCTGCGCGCCGCGGGTGACCACGTGCAGCCGGCCGGTCAGCTCGCCGGCCAGCAGCGACTGCGCGACCGTGACCAGCGAGTACGCGCCGGGGCCGGTGGTGCGGTCGAGGTCGGGCGCGGACAGGCCGTCCAGCTCGGGCAGGTCCAGGTTCCACAGGTGCACGACGCCCTCGAACCCGCCGCCGTGCTCGTCGGCGAGGTCGGCGACCAGCCGCGACAGGTCGGCGGGATCGCCGGCGGACACGGTGGACTCCCACCGGCCGCGCCGGTAGCCGTGGCCGTGGCGCACCAGGTGGCAGTGCCTGCCGGCGCCGCGCAGCGCGGCGGCCAGCTCCTCGGCGACGCCGCCGGTGTCGGCCAGCAGCAGCCAGGTGCCGTCGGCGGTCTCGGGCTCGGGTGCGGGCGGGCAGGGCGTCCAGGTCATCTTGGCCAGCCAGCTGTCGATGGTGGACTGGCCCACCGCCGTGGCGGCCTTCTCCACGTCGGCGGCGCGGAAGCCGCGCACGTGGCCGAGCGGGGTGCCGTCGGCGGTGTAGACCAGGATGTCGCCGACCAGGTCGCCGCCGTCGCGGTCGGTGATCACCGCGTGGGCCCACAGCTCGCGGTCGCCGACCGGGTCCAGCCGGACCTCCTTGATCGACAGCGGCAGCCGGATGCCGCCGTCGGACCCGGCCGCGCCGTCGGACAGCAGCGGGGTCAGCAGGGTCTGGAAGCACGAGTCGAGCAGGACCGGGTGCACGTGGTGCCCGGCGGCGTCGAGCCCCTCGGTCGGGCGGATGCGGGCCAGGGACTCGCCCTCGGACACCCACACCTGCGCGATCCCCTGGAACGCGGGGCCGTAGTGGTAGCCCAGCCGCGCCAGCTCCGCGTAGGCGTCGGGGCCCTCCAGGACGCGCTGGGCCCGGGCGCGCACGGCGTCGAGGTCCAGCGGCGCGACCGCGGCGCCGCGCTGGCCGGTCAGCACGTTGCCCGCCGCGTGCACCACGCGCTCCCGCGCGCCGTCGGTGACCGAGGCGACGGTGAACCCGGCGTTCTCGCCGGAGAACGACAGCCGCACCGGCCGGGACTCGGTGTCGGACACGAACAGCGCCTTGCGCAGCTCCAGGTCGGCCACCGCCGCCGACGCGCCGCCGGTCATCGCGCGCACGGCCTGCACGGCCATCTCGATGTAGCCGGCGGCCGGGAACAGGGCGTTGCCCTCGATGCGGTGGTCGTCGAGGTAGGGCAGGTCCTCGACGTCGAGCCGGGCCTCCCAGGTGGGCTCGGCGCCCTCGACGCGCCGGCCCAGCAGCGGGTGGTCGCGCCGGCCCAGGCGGATCTGCTCGACCGGCTTGGGCTCCACCCAGTAGCGGTCGCGCCGCCACGGGTAGCGCGGCAGCGGCACCGGGGCGCCGGCGGGCTGGAGCACGTCCCAGTCCAGCGCCACGCCCAGGGTGTGCAGCTCGGCGAGCGAGCGGGTGAAGCGGGCGGGCTCGTCCTCGTTGCGGCGGA
This portion of the Saccharothrix syringae genome encodes:
- a CDS encoding phytoene desaturase family protein; its protein translation is MTARRKTMIVIGAGLGGLSTGCYAQMNGYDSQIFEMHEIPGGCCTAWDRGDFTFDCCISWLLGSGPGNEMHQIWLELGALQGKEVRHFDVFNIVRGRDGRSVYFYSDPDRLEAHLLELSPADAKPVREFCAGLRKFRRALAVYPFLKPVGIMGFLEKTRMLSSFIPYFNVVRKSISTLMTDYSKRFQDPLLREAFNYVLYEKHSAFPVLPFYFQLASHANLSAGVPEGGSLGLAKSIEQRYRRLGGRVTYNAKVEEIIVEGDRAAGVRLDDGREFRADIVVSAADGHTTMMKFLKGRYLNDEYRELYTETIKKPGMVFPGYVCLFLGLNRPVPEGDPCTTHLLTEEEAADLVGIRDRSINIQFRSTHYPELSPDGTTVVYMTYFADIAPWREVDDFPEQVTRSRGGEVLHTLPVRHGREYYHAKRRTRLALMEYLEKRYPGITESVVTRDLSTPLTQVRYTGNYDGTVLGWQPFVDSGETLEELVKKHGPGLPGLRDFYQSGVWATTGGLIRAAAAGRQVMHFVCKDDGIPFTAHVDGTAPPPTHRVIRVGPRVDEGDRLPVAARSVGSTA
- a CDS encoding non-ribosomal peptide synthetase/type I polyketide synthase, with protein sequence MPESISPASRDNRLAIVGIGCRLPGGASDYRTFWQNLLDGKDCITETPADRYDVATLGSRDKAKPGRLVGGRGGYIDGFDEFDPAFFGISPREAEYMDPQQRKLLEVAWEALEDGGQRPGELAGTDVGVYVGAFTLDYKILQFADLSFETLAAHTATGTMMTMVSNRISYCFDFRGPSVSIDTACSSSLVAVHLACQSLLRGETSIALAGGTLLHLTPQYTIAETKGGFLSPEGRSRTFDADANGYVRAEGVGMVAIKRLADAERDGDPIHAVIIGTGVNQDGRTNGITVPNADAQVRLIRRVCDEAGITPGDLQYVEAHGTSTPVGDPIEANALGRALGEGRAPGSRCYVGSVKTNIGHTESAAGIAGLIKTTLALKHRLIPPHINLNEVNPKIDLDALPFDIPTEVVAWPEHEGPARAGVNSFGFGGTNAHVLLEEAPARAERSADARPAAPARTVLPLSARDPGALTELAAGIRRELADGAELTDVAHTLAHRRQHHEHRLAVAYSTTEDLVEALAARERGDAHPDVVENQVPAEPQDPVWVFTGMGPQWWGMGRGMLASEPVYREVIERVDAEIRRQAGWSLIEMMAADEADSAMAETWLAQPANFAVQIALAAVWRSRGVRPVAIVGHSTGEAAAFYEAGVYTLEDAVKVMLHRSSLQQKLVGTGTMLAVGLPEDAANARVLPYGDRVSVAAVNSPSAVTLAGDEDALEELREALTLEGVFAKFLTVRVPYHSARMEAIKDELLTSLADLRGREATIPLYLTGRAGRARGPELDAAYWWDNVRDRVRFRAAMDELAADGHRLFLEIGPHPVLAHSIAECLAASGVEGRSVPSIRRNEDEPARFTRSLAELHTLGVALDWDVLQPAGAPVPLPRYPWRRDRYWVEPKPVEQIRLGRRDHPLLGRRVEGAEPTWEARLDVEDLPYLDDHRIEGNALFPAAGYIEMAVQAVRAMTGGASAAVADLELRKALFVSDTESRPVRLSFSGENAGFTVASVTDGARERVVHAAGNVLTGQRGAAVAPLDLDAVRARAQRVLEGPDAYAELARLGYHYGPAFQGIAQVWVSEGESLARIRPTEGLDAAGHHVHPVLLDSCFQTLLTPLLSDGAAGSDGGIRLPLSIKEVRLDPVGDRELWAHAVITDRDGGDLVGDILVYTADGTPLGHVRGFRAADVEKAATAVGQSTIDSWLAKMTWTPCPPAPEPETADGTWLLLADTGGVAEELAAALRGAGRHCHLVRHGHGYRRGRWESTVSAGDPADLSRLVADLADEHGGGFEGVVHLWNLDLPELDGLSAPDLDRTTGPGAYSLVTVAQSLLAGELTGRLHVVTRGAQAVAAGDPVRPLGARAWGIGRVLWHQELTAHRGKLVDLDPTAPEGADARRAEVDALLREVLAPVDAEVEGVGAVDEIALRGGGRHTSRLVPAGPDLTQPLPLRLRADGSYLVTGAFGALGRLLCRTLAARGARRLILVGRTRLPERAWWGMIERDTAVGRAVRFVRDLEAQGAQVILAPVDVTDERAFTSWLADYRRDHGRPIHGVFHLAGHVRDTLIPAMDRTSFDAVHDPKVRGAYLLHHHLRDEPLDHFVLFASIASLLTTAGQANYAAGNAFLDALAHHRRARGLPALSIDWGPWATGMIEDLGLVEHYRVSRGMSSLSPEAGMAALERVIGQEDPQLLVATVVDWPVFLSWYGTPPPLVTTLAAAAAEDRPDEGGSFLDAFRTADAETRRELVNERFTSIVANVLRVPTEQVDPAAGLTAAGLDSLLAMELRARITTELKVGLPVVALLSGTPVAELVDQVHAGLIAHAATGDQEEAAVEIFTDDHRFPLTQNQKAIWFLKQLNPDGFAYNIGGAVEVAAELDPELMFEAVRVLIARHPLLRANFTMEKGQAVQVISDSVEPDTALFDVEGRDWDEIYHMIIGEYRAPYDLERDPLVRFRLFRRGPDRWVIMKAVHHIVSDAISTFTFIEELLSVYEGMRAGETVELPEPAAQYLDFLNWQNRFLAGPDAGRMLEYWRDHLPAGTPVLNLPTDKPRPVVQTDNGASEFFTLDTELSARVHELARKHDVTVFVVLLTAYYLLLSRYSGQDDIIVGSPVTGRTEKEFASVYGYFVNPLPLRADLSGDPDVGTLLDQVRSTVLNGLDNQEYPFVMLVDELGLRHDPSRSAVFQAMFILLVHKVSTEKYGYHLDYIELPEEEGQFDLTLSAYEDEAEKRFHCVFKYNTDLFFAETMTRMAKHYVTLLDSLTRTTAETPIAELALLEPAERAVIVDEWSGADRTVAANAPVTDLIAAAAAAKPDVVAVVTPPATNSGGEADRLTYGELERRATARARVLRARGVGEGSVVALCLEKSAELVVTLLAVLKAGGAYLPLDPEYPAERLDHMVRHAGVELLLADATTRDRLAGLAVAATDVAELTADEGVPTKGKAKLKPVGLDSPAYVIYTSGSTGTPKAVRVDHRNLASAFAAWRQEYRLDTEARVHLQMAGFAFDVFTGDLVRALASGGTLVLVTRDLLFDTERLYDTMVAEGVNAAEFVPAVVRGLMAHCERTGSKLDFMRLLVVGSDVWKVEEYRRLKALAGPDTRVVNSYGLTEATIDSTYFEGPVDDLEPGRVVPIGRPFPNTALHVLDERGEAVPQGVVGELWIGGAGVAAGYLNDPEQTAQRFVTRELAGREVRLYRTGDLARWAAGGRVELLGRADGQVKVRGHRVEVGEVETHLGRWPGVAQAVALVRPDARGEDTLFGYVVPAEGVEFDARALRAHLGEHLPTFMIPAHLVAVPELPLTPNGKVDVDALPMPDRQDEGELEPPVTLYEVRTAKHWQSLLTVDRVGLDQDFFELGGSSITLIELIHHLQEEFAVTIPVSLLFRVTTLRGMAKTVEHIVTGRLAGAKPYLLFNPDREDTLFCFPPAGGHGLVYRLLSAHLPEQRLAAFNYVPGDGKVAEYADLVESLQAEGPYRLFGYSLGGNLAFEVAKELEARGHVSANVVIMDSYRIPERFTLAEENIAEFETELAGHLHRHTGSDAVAEETMRQAREYLQFSSRTPNLGKVSAPVTVISDENKVEFYGAAARGTWHGSSTVGTTVLAGSGAHAEMLDGEHLARNADLLRGALGTGVATDVA
- a CDS encoding phytoene desaturase family protein, which produces MSRSTRVVWERRTRAPGDRPRVIVIGAGMAGMSMGCYGQMSGLETRIFESHVLPGGCCTAWAREGYLFDYCLDWLNGTAPGNHANQVWQELGALDGKAITRFEEMNRVVSTDGREVTFYTDPDRLQAELEACSPADADRIRAFCADLRRFLKLELHPFLWPTPLMPWREKLKLARQVLPALRLFARTAKQMTDFTDTLSDPFLATAMRNMFYQDPQNFAVIPFHYTMAEAHKGNVGLPQGGSLGLARSVEERYYTLGGRIDFRARVARVLVEDGRAVGVELRNGERHYADHVVSACDTLTTVNKMLGGEYTNPRLEELFTEVLPDHEQLYPSVVSVFVGFRGDVPADEPPSTTYLLDDEDLARLPGVLQRSVVVHLRSRLIDGLAPEGRSLIQCTYFSDYDTWKGLRSTDRRAYWDLKERLGAFVREFLERRFPGIDERVEVVQVATPATTERYTGNHRGSILGWKSPRADDLVEALVAKDRLALPGLSGFHLAGQWVGSGGVLRAAASGRFAAQYVCRELGVPFRAEVSGGTEPWHPGKLGDLPQLDTSERPRAARPTARTTRT
- a CDS encoding peroxiredoxin; this encodes MDKGDLVPDFTLYDHKGQQRSLSEFTAAGPVVLFFYPAAMTRGCTMESCHFRDLAAEFAEVGAQRVGISADAVDRQREFAEANGFDYPLLSDPDGAVARVFGVRRKVALPGPLAALRTRRWTFVIGTDRRIIAVIKSETQMEAHANEALEVLRTAA